A segment of the Kiritimatiellia bacterium genome:
AGTAGTAGCGCGCCCGCTCGCCCGTCCGCCAGTTGATGTGGTCGCAGAACCCGACGGAGGATTTGCGCAGTCCGCGCGTCGGGGGCAGCAGGGCCCCCATCTGTTCCAGCGCCTCGAAATTACGGAACACCTCCCGCGGGAAAAACGGCATCGCCTGCGCCGACACGTAAGGGTGGATCACGGGGAACGTCGGGGCCTCCGTGGGAGGGATCTTGGCGGCCGGATCCCAGCCCCACGCGGGAGCGCCGATGTTGAGGGCGTGCTCGATCTGGCGCCACGCGGCCAGCATGTCCGACTGGCCGAAGCACGTTCCCCGGGGATCGAGAAAGACACTGCCGTGCACCGGGCGGAGCGGCGTGGAGGAAATCTCGCCCGGGGCCGGCCACGTCGAGGGGGGCACCGCGCCGGAGGCGAGCATCAGGAAGTGCGCCAGGCGCAGGCCGTCGTCCGAGCGCGGCTCCGCCGGCTCCCGCGCCGACCTTCTGAAGATGTCGAATCGGCGGTAGAGGCGCCCCGTTTCCCGGTCGTAGAACGCGGCCCACGGGATGGCGTCCAGGAATTCCGTGCAGCGTCTCGCGAGCCGCGGATAGGTGGCGCGCACGACCATCAGGCCCGCGGGCAGGTTGGCATACGAGGCCAGTTCGCCGTCACCGGGGATCGGCTTGCGGTCCTCGCCGTCGGCGGGCAGCGTGTCCGGGTAGATGCGGTTCCAGTGCGGCAGGGTGTCGAGGCTCGAGAGGATGCGCTCGATCCGCCGAACGGCTTCGTCTTCCCCGATGTACTCCAGCCGCTGGGCGACGCACAGGGCGGCCAGGTAGAGGCCGATGGTGGACGACGTGGTCCGGCCGCGGGACAGCGTGGATTCGTAGGGCAGCCCGCTTGCCTCCGAGCACATTTCGTCCAGGCCGGCCCAGGTGTTCTGCATGAGCGTTTGCAGGCGGCGGCGCTCGTTGCGCGTGAGGTTGTCGGGCCACGACGCGGCCGGAGCCCAGGCGGCGGCGAACAGGACGGCCCCGACGGCCGCGATCAAATGCTTCTTCACCATGCGCTCCTCTCGACAAGCGAACAGGTATACCATAACGGGCCCGGGGCCGGGGTCAATCCCGCATTCATGCGGGCCCCTGCGGGATTGCGCGCCGGTTCCCGTTGGGTCAGGATAGCGCCATGTCCGAACATTACCATATGGTCGGCGTCGCCGGCGTCGGCATGAGCGCGCTGGCGCAGGCCCTGCTGGCGCGCGGATGCCGCGTGTCGGGTTCCGACCGGTTCCTGGACCAGGGCCGGCCGACGGACACGCTGGAAGTCCTGCGGGCCGCCGGCGTGGAACTGACGCCGCAGGATGGTTCGGGCGTGCGCGCGGACACCGCCGGCGTGATCGTCAGCACGGCCATCGAACCGGACAACCCGGACCTGGAGGCGGCCCGCGCGAAGGGCCGGCCGGTCCTGCACCGGGCCGAGATGCTGGCGCGCCTGGTGCGCGGCCGGCGCCTGCTGGCCGTGGCCGGCACGTCCGGAAAGACCACGGTGACCGGCCTCCTGGGCTGGCTGCTGGATTGGTGCGGCCGGCGGCCGACCGTCGTCAACGGCGGCGCGGTGCTGAATTGGAAGGGGCCCGGAGCCCTCGGCAATTTCCGGAACGGGCGCGATGACCTCTGGGTGATCGAGGCGGACGAAAGCGACCGGTCGTTCCTGCAATTCGAGCCGGAGTGGGCGATCGTCACCAACATCTCGCGCGACCATTTTGAGCTCCGGGAGACCGAGGACCTGTTCCGCGAGTTCGCGCGCCGGGCGCGGGAGGGGGTCGTCTGCGGCCGCGGCGTCGCCGGCCGGCTGCGCCGCGGCCCCGGGGATGCGTTCCCCGCGATGCTCTTCGAAGAGCAACTCGAACCGGCCGCGGACGGGTTCGTGCGGGAGGGGGTCCATTTCCGCGTGCCGCTGCCCGGCCGGCACAATATCGAGAATGCCTGGCTGGCCGTGCTTCTCGCCCGGCATCTCGGCGTTCACGCCGTCCCCCTGCGCGATGCTCTCCTCGCGTTCCGCGGCATCGAGCGCCGACTGGAGCGGGTGGGGGAGGCGGGCGGGGTCGCGGTGGTGGACGACTACGCCCACAACCCGGCCAAGATTTCCGCGGCCTGGACCACGATGGCGGGAGGGGGCGGCCGGGTCCTCGGCGTGTGGCGGCCGCACGGTTTCGGCCCGCTCGCGGCGATGATGCCGGAGCTGGAGGCGGCGTGGCTCCGCGTGATGCGCCCCGCGGACCGCCTATTCCTCCTGCCCGTTTTCTACGCGGGCGGAACGGCCCGCGCGGCGGCGGACTCCGGGGATCTTGCCCGGCGCCTGCAGGAGGGCGGCCGGGCGGCCACCGCCGTGGCCTCATACGAGGATCTCGAGCAGGAACTCCGGGCGGCCGCGCGGCCGGGGGACACGATTCTCGTCATGGGCGCGCGCGACCCGGAATTGCCGCGCTTCGCGCGGCGGATGGTCGAGGGCCTCAAGACCGCGACGCCTCGGGACGGCGGCGCAGCGCCAGGTTCAGGATGTGGTTGATCAGGGCCGGGTATTCCATGCCGGCCTGCCCCGCCGCCATCGGCAGTTCGGCGTCGCGCGAGATGTCCGGGTTCGGGTTGGCCTCGAGGAAGACGATCTCACCCGCCGGCGTCAGCCGCAGGTCGACGCGCCCGTAGTCGCGCAGCTTCAGCAACTCGAACACGCGCCGGCTGAAGCGGGCGATCCGCCGCATCGTGGCGGCGTCCAGCTCGGCCGGCTGGTAGCGGATGTCCCATTTTTTCCTGTAGGCCGGATCCCATTTGACCTTCGCCGTGGCGATCGGCGGTCCGCCTTCGTTTGCCTTCCCAAAGAGCAACTCCCAGGGGGGGAAGGCGTGCCGCTTGAGGTTGCCGAGCACCCCGACGTAGAGTTCCCGGCCCTCGATGTACTCCTCGCAGATCGCCGGCTGCTGCCGCCCCTCGTGGATCATGCGGACGCGTTCCTGCAATTCGGCCGGCGTGTTCACCACCGAGGCCAGGGAGATGCCGTCCGAGCCGTCCTCGAACATGGGCTTGACGATGACGGGGAACCGGAGGCGGCTCGGCGGCTTGTGCCGCCCGACCGGCACCTCGTCGAAACGCGGCACGCGGATGCGGTGATAGCCCAGGATCCGCTTGCCGGCGGCCTTGTCCCGGCACAGCCATAGTCCCGCGGGGCCCGTGCCCGTGTACGGGAGGTGGAGCAGTTCCAGCACGGCGGCGACGTTCAGGTCCTTGCGCCGGTCGCCCTCGAAGCGCTCGGTGAGGTTGAAGACAAGGTCCGCCCCGGCGGCCTGCAGCGCCTGCATCGTCTGCAGGACGTCGGGGCCGAAGGCAAGGGCGACGACCTCGTGCCCCAGCCCGCGCACGGCCGCGGCGACGTGGCATTCCATCTCGCCGCGCGCCGCCTCCGTCCGCCCCTCGAACTGCGGGTCGTCGGGCCGGACGGCTTCGAGGTCCACCAGCAGCAGGATTTTCATGCGCGCCTTCTCGGCCCATTCAATTCTATTTATGTCCGGGGCGCAAGGGGTTAAAAGCGGTCCGCGTTCTGCATTTGAACATCGGGCCGCGAAGACTATAATGCCCGCGTTTTTCCAGGCCCGGCGCCGGGGCGGCGCGGGGACGGGGACCCGAAAGGCCCGATATGAACAGAACGAAATTTTACGTCACGACGCCGATTTATTACGTCAACGACGAGCCGCACATCGGCCACGCGTACACCACGATCCTGGCCGATGTGCTCGCGCAGTACCACCGGCTGCTCAAGGTGCCGACGCATTTCCTGACCGGCTCGGACGAGCACGGCCAGAAGGTCCAGAAGGCCGCGCAGGCCGCCGGCATCACACCGCAGGAGCAGGCCGACCGGACCGTGGTCCGCTTCCAGCTCCTGTGGAAGAAGCTCCATATCACGAACGACGACTTCATCCGCACCACGGAGGAGCGCCACAAGAAAGTCGTGCAGCAGATCCTGCAGAACCTCTACGACCGCGGCGAGATCTACCGCGCCGAGTACGACGGCTGGTACTGCGTGCCCTGCGAGCGGTTCTTCACCGAGAAGGACCTGGCGGACGGCAAGTGCCCCGAATGCGGCAGGCCGGTCGAGAAACTCACCGAGGCGAACTATTTCTTCCGTATGGGCAAGTACCAGGAATGGCTCGTCCGCTACATCGAGGAGAACCCGAAGTTCATCCAGCCGGACTCCCGGCGCAACGAGACGCTCGGGTTTCTGCGCAAGCCGCTCAACGACCTGTGCATCTCCCGGCCGAAGAGCCGGATGGGGTGGGGCATCGACCTGCCGTTCGATTCCGAGTACGTGACCTACGTCTGGTTCGACGCGCTGGTCAACTACATCAGCGCCGTGGGCTACCGGGCGGACGACGAGGCCTTCCGGAAGTGGTGGCCCGCGAGCTACCACCTGGTCGGCAAGGACATCCTCACGACGCACACCGTGTACTGGCCGACAATGCTCAAGGCCATGGACCTGCCGATGCCCGAGACCGTGTTCGCGCACGGCTGGTGGCTCTCCGGCGAGGACAAGATGAGCAAGTCGCTGGGCAATGTCGTCAAGCCGATGGACATGATCGAGCGGGTGGGCGTGGACGCGTTCCGCTATTTCTTGATCGCGGAGATGGTGCTCGGGCAGGACGCGTCGTTCACGGAGGACTCGTTCACGCGCCGGTACAACGCCGATCTCGCGAACGACCTCGGCAATCTCCTGAACCGCGTGCTCGCGATGATCGGCAAGTATTGCGAGGGCAAAATGCCCGAGCCGTCCGCGGCGGCGCTGGAGGAGCCCGATGCCAAGGCGCTCTGGGAGAAGGTGCAGGCCTCCGTGAAGGGCATGGAGGCCGCGCTCGAGCAGATGAAGCTCAACGAGGGCGTCGGCCAGGTGATCGCCGCCGTGCGCGAAGTCAACCGCTACCTCGAGCTGCGCCAGCCTTGGACGCTGGCCAAGGCGGAGGATCCGGTGCCGCTGCGGAACTGCCTGTATACCGCGTCCGAGGCCCTGCGGGTGCTCGGCGGGCTGCTCTATCCCGTCATGCCCGGGAAAATGGCCGAGTTGAGGAAAGCCCTGGGCATGGCTCGCCCCAAGCCGGACATCCGCCGTTTCGGGACGTGGGGCGTTTTGAAACCGGGCGTGCCCGTGCGCGCGCCGGGAGCGCTGTTCCCGCGTCTGGTCGATGAAAAAGAGAAGGTCGCGGAGCAGCAGATCGAACTGATTCCCGCCGCGCCGGCGGCGCCCGAGGCGCCGAAAGTCGCCGCGCCGCCGTCCGCCGCGGAGAAGCCGTCGGCGGTCGAGGGGCTGATCGAGTACGAGGACTTCGCGAAGATCCAGCTCCGCACGGCGAAGATTCTCCAGGCCTTCAAGATCCAGGGCGCGACGAAGCTGCTGCGGCTCGAGGTGCTGATGGGCGAGGAGCGGCGGCAGATCGTCGCCGGCATCGCGCTGCACTACGATCCGGAGAAGCTGATCGGCAAGACCATCGTCATGGTGGCCAACCTGAAGCCCGCCGTCATCCGCGGCATCGAGTCGCAGGGCATGCTGCTCGCCGCGACCAGGGGCGAGCGGATGCGCCTCGTCACCGTGGACGGCGACCAGGCCAGCGGCGCCGTGGTGAAGTAGGCTGGAGGCGCCGAGCCCCCGCGGCGTCTATTTGAACTTCCCGTCCTTCTGGAAGACCTTTCCGTCCACGTGGAGCGCGCCGCCGCGGCGCAGGTCCTTGATCATATCCCAGTGCAGGGCCGAGCGGTTGCGGCCGCCGGTCTCCTTGTACGAGCGGCCGAGGGCAAGGTGGATCGTGCCGCCGATCTTCTCGTCGAAGAGGATGTTCTTGATGAAGCGGTCGATCCCGTAGTTGGTGCCGATGCCGAGTTCGCCGAGCCGGCGCGCGCCGGGGTCCATGTCCAGCATCGCGTGCAGGAACTTCTCGTTCTTCGTCGCCGAGGCCTCGACGACGAGCCCCTTGCGGAAGACGAGGCGAACGCCGTCCACCTCGCGGCCCGCGTGGCAGATGGGATAGTCGAAGCGGATGTGGCCCTCGGCGGAATCTTCGCCCGGCCCGGTGAAGACCTCGCCCGACGGCATGTTGTGGTGGCCGTCGGAGTTGATGAACACACGGCCCGCCACGGAGAGTGTCAGGTCGGTATCCGGTCCGACGATGCGCACCGTGCGCGCTCCGCGCAGTTGGCGTACGAGGGATTCCTGGCGGCGCGAGAGCGCGCGCCACGCGCCGATGGGATCGCGCCGATCCGCGAACGTGGCGGCGTACACGAAGTCCTCGAA
Coding sequences within it:
- a CDS encoding aminopeptidase; its protein translation is MNRIFKKRSPPVTKDIRVAHLARILVRYSVNARPRELITLDATPEAAPLVLAVYEELLRAGAYPFARMNPAETTEIFYRHGKAHHFDTPHPLQRAVVRHLDGSIRIESDPNTRALSGVDPRKQARVSRATGPLRELMMKKKWCLTLFPTQAYAQDADMSLSDFEDFVYAATFADRRDPIGAWRALSRRQESLVRQLRGARTVRIVGPDTDLTLSVAGRVFINSDGHHNMPSGEVFTGPGEDSAEGHIRFDYPICHAGREVDGVRLVFRKGLVVEASATKNEKFLHAMLDMDPGARRLGELGIGTNYGIDRFIKNILFDEKIGGTIHLALGRSYKETGGRNRSALHWDMIKDLRRGGALHVDGKVFQKDGKFK
- a CDS encoding UDP-N-acetylmuramate--alanine ligase, with protein sequence MSEHYHMVGVAGVGMSALAQALLARGCRVSGSDRFLDQGRPTDTLEVLRAAGVELTPQDGSGVRADTAGVIVSTAIEPDNPDLEAARAKGRPVLHRAEMLARLVRGRRLLAVAGTSGKTTVTGLLGWLLDWCGRRPTVVNGGAVLNWKGPGALGNFRNGRDDLWVIEADESDRSFLQFEPEWAIVTNISRDHFELRETEDLFREFARRAREGVVCGRGVAGRLRRGPGDAFPAMLFEEQLEPAADGFVREGVHFRVPLPGRHNIENAWLAVLLARHLGVHAVPLRDALLAFRGIERRLERVGEAGGVAVVDDYAHNPAKISAAWTTMAGGGGRVLGVWRPHGFGPLAAMMPELEAAWLRVMRPADRLFLLPVFYAGGTARAAADSGDLARRLQEGGRAATAVASYEDLEQELRAAARPGDTILVMGARDPELPRFARRMVEGLKTATPRDGGAAPGSGCG
- a CDS encoding DUF3131 domain-containing protein; the encoded protein is MKKHLIAAVGAVLFAAAWAPAASWPDNLTRNERRRLQTLMQNTWAGLDEMCSEASGLPYESTLSRGRTTSSTIGLYLAALCVAQRLEYIGEDEAVRRIERILSSLDTLPHWNRIYPDTLPADGEDRKPIPGDGELASYANLPAGLMVVRATYPRLARRCTEFLDAIPWAAFYDRETGRLYRRFDIFRRSAREPAEPRSDDGLRLAHFLMLASGAVPPSTWPAPGEISSTPLRPVHGSVFLDPRGTCFGQSDMLAAWRQIEHALNIGAPAWGWDPAAKIPPTEAPTFPVIHPYVSAQAMPFFPREVFRNFEALEQMGALLPPTRGLRKSSVGFCDHINWRTGERARYYSTDHQARLFLAMANSLERSVLWRAFQSDPAARAGLRTKSECRSTEYRRTLHRKAIRSLSRKLPGTYWWFETDSLTPMAGDLLQASLWARSLSAEPLKGFSERWRLSDKAGRILGEGEEKFDLAPREARKLTEIMIPTARLRPGVIWTLKSQLLQDGKELETMERDIRFRRKKD
- the metG gene encoding methionine--tRNA ligase; translation: MNRTKFYVTTPIYYVNDEPHIGHAYTTILADVLAQYHRLLKVPTHFLTGSDEHGQKVQKAAQAAGITPQEQADRTVVRFQLLWKKLHITNDDFIRTTEERHKKVVQQILQNLYDRGEIYRAEYDGWYCVPCERFFTEKDLADGKCPECGRPVEKLTEANYFFRMGKYQEWLVRYIEENPKFIQPDSRRNETLGFLRKPLNDLCISRPKSRMGWGIDLPFDSEYVTYVWFDALVNYISAVGYRADDEAFRKWWPASYHLVGKDILTTHTVYWPTMLKAMDLPMPETVFAHGWWLSGEDKMSKSLGNVVKPMDMIERVGVDAFRYFLIAEMVLGQDASFTEDSFTRRYNADLANDLGNLLNRVLAMIGKYCEGKMPEPSAAALEEPDAKALWEKVQASVKGMEAALEQMKLNEGVGQVIAAVREVNRYLELRQPWTLAKAEDPVPLRNCLYTASEALRVLGGLLYPVMPGKMAELRKALGMARPKPDIRRFGTWGVLKPGVPVRAPGALFPRLVDEKEKVAEQQIELIPAAPAAPEAPKVAAPPSAAEKPSAVEGLIEYEDFAKIQLRTAKILQAFKIQGATKLLRLEVLMGEERRQIVAGIALHYDPEKLIGKTIVMVANLKPAVIRGIESQGMLLAATRGERMRLVTVDGDQASGAVVK